A single genomic interval of Demequina sp. NBRC 110054 harbors:
- a CDS encoding right-handed parallel beta-helix repeat-containing protein produces MTIDLTRPRERALALATAATLLGTGLTAVTAAPAHAATLEAYDADSWAAAVQAAIDNDGADTILITADFSAPGDAWYTEHEDLTIDGQGHTVTWDGTDEGAFIQAHAYTTLDANLTLRDITIDGFGSEGLFAFSLDARQAVVVEDVTVHQADGARPFFIYADGTATITDSEFSYTGSSTTEAAVIETYLSEVGEVTIQNSTFSYQNATDWGALQLLDVDATVTGSRFDSNRSAVDGGAINAEGEGSLIVEDSTFEDNTADEAGGAIYSEVPLTVTGSTFTGSSALTGSAIAVGDASMSITVTGSFFSGNTDSSVLSAYGPVAIDSSTFADNSTADSTGLLEIVSDDFVDHLITNSTFVGNDTGFGIVVASSEDTISLLHNTFADNTSPNVADVRAFAPDVTLIGNVFASTSGTASCQIDTSEGAITASNFDVDGTCTDDWSGTGDIGDGLDPLLKALADNGGYVPTMLPTDGSPLIDAVPATYDVDVDARGITRPQGQANDIGAAEVAVPTAREELTASIEAAVKLRDGSLSRFLTPTQNRSLKSDIADAKALRAKGTSKARAAEAKALAETVSKLKARAITKRTAYRELTTTIETAVKFRNSALAKNHLSTAQKHKLKTAVVEAKETNRYAGASTIRKTDSDLAELVTKLKKKAKAARDG; encoded by the coding sequence ATGACGATCGATCTCACACGCCCGCGCGAGCGCGCCCTCGCGCTCGCCACCGCCGCGACGCTGCTCGGGACGGGCCTCACCGCGGTCACAGCCGCGCCCGCGCACGCCGCGACGCTCGAGGCCTACGACGCGGACTCGTGGGCCGCGGCGGTGCAGGCCGCGATCGACAACGACGGCGCCGACACGATCCTCATCACGGCCGACTTCTCCGCGCCCGGGGACGCCTGGTACACCGAGCACGAGGACCTCACGATCGACGGCCAGGGGCACACGGTCACGTGGGACGGCACGGATGAGGGCGCATTCATCCAGGCGCACGCCTACACGACGCTGGACGCCAACCTCACTCTGCGGGACATCACGATCGATGGTTTCGGCTCGGAGGGCCTGTTCGCGTTCAGCCTGGACGCACGGCAGGCCGTCGTCGTCGAGGACGTCACCGTGCACCAGGCCGACGGCGCGCGGCCGTTCTTCATCTACGCCGACGGCACCGCCACCATCACGGACTCCGAGTTCAGCTACACCGGATCGAGCACGACCGAGGCCGCCGTGATCGAGACCTATCTGAGCGAGGTCGGCGAGGTCACGATCCAGAACTCGACCTTCAGCTACCAGAACGCGACCGACTGGGGCGCGCTCCAACTGCTCGACGTCGACGCCACGGTGACCGGCTCCAGGTTCGACTCGAACAGGTCCGCGGTCGACGGCGGCGCGATCAACGCCGAGGGCGAGGGCAGCCTCATCGTCGAGGACTCCACGTTCGAGGACAACACCGCTGACGAAGCCGGCGGGGCGATCTACTCCGAGGTGCCGCTCACGGTGACCGGCAGCACGTTCACCGGCAGCAGCGCCCTCACCGGCAGCGCGATCGCCGTGGGCGACGCGAGCATGTCCATCACGGTCACTGGCTCGTTCTTCAGCGGCAACACCGACTCGAGCGTCCTGAGCGCCTATGGGCCCGTGGCCATCGACTCCTCCACGTTCGCCGACAACTCCACCGCGGACTCCACGGGCCTGCTCGAGATCGTGTCCGACGACTTCGTCGACCACCTCATCACCAACTCGACGTTCGTCGGCAACGACACCGGCTTCGGCATCGTCGTCGCGTCCTCCGAAGACACGATCTCCCTCCTGCACAACACATTCGCCGACAACACCAGCCCGAACGTGGCCGACGTCCGCGCCTTCGCCCCGGACGTCACGCTCATCGGCAACGTCTTCGCCTCGACGTCCGGCACTGCCAGCTGTCAGATCGACACCAGCGAGGGAGCGATCACGGCGTCCAACTTCGACGTCGACGGCACCTGCACCGACGACTGGTCCGGCACGGGCGACATCGGCGACGGCCTCGATCCGCTGCTTAAGGCCCTCGCCGACAACGGCGGCTACGTGCCCACGATGCTCCCGACGGACGGCAGCCCGCTGATCGACGCCGTCCCGGCGACGTACGACGTCGACGTCGATGCGCGCGGGATCACGCGCCCCCAGGGCCAGGCGAACGACATCGGCGCGGCGGAGGTCGCGGTCCCCACGGCGCGCGAGGAGCTCACCGCATCCATCGAGGCAGCGGTCAAACTCCGCGACGGCTCTCTCTCGCGCTTCCTCACCCCGACGCAGAACCGCTCTCTCAAGAGCGACATCGCCGACGCCAAGGCGCTGCGCGCGAAGGGCACCTCGAAGGCACGCGCCGCCGAGGCGAAGGCCCTGGCTGAGACCGTGTCGAAGCTCAAGGCACGTGCGATCACCAAGCGCACGGCATACCGCGAGCTCACGACCACGATCGAGACTGCCGTGAAGTTCAGGAACAGCGCACTCGCGAAGAACCATCTCTCCACGGCGCAGAAGCACAAGCTCAAGACCGCCGTGGTCGAGGCGAAGGAGACCAACCGCTATGCGGGGGCGTCCACGATCCGAAAGACCGACAGCGATCTCGCGGAACTGGTCACAAAGCTGAAGAAGAAGGCAAAGGCCGCGCGAGACGGCTGA